Proteins encoded within one genomic window of Pongo pygmaeus isolate AG05252 chromosome 4, NHGRI_mPonPyg2-v2.0_pri, whole genome shotgun sequence:
- the ENC1 gene encoding ectoderm-neural cortex protein 1, which translates to MSVSVHENRKSRASSGSINIYLFHKSSYADSVLTHLNLLRQQRLFTDVLLHAGNRTFPCHRAVLAACSRYFEAMFSGGLKESQDSEVNFDNSIHPEVLELLLDYAYSSRVIINEENAESLLEAGDMLEFQDIRDACAEFLEKNLHPTNCLGMLLLSDAHQCTKLYELSWRMCLSNFQTIRKNEDFLQLPQDMVVQLLSSEELETEDERLVYESAINWISYDLKKRYCYLPELLQTVRLALLPAIYLMENVAMEELITKQRKSKEIVEEAIRCKLKILQNDGVVTSLCARPRKTGHALFLLGGQTFMCDKLYLVDQKAKEIIPKADIPSPRKEFSACAIGCKVYITGGRGSENGVSKDVWVYDTLHEEWSKAAPMLVARFGHGSAELKHCLYVVGGHTAATGCLPASPSVSLKQVEHYDPTTNKWTMVAPLREGVSNAAVVSAKLKLFAFGGTSVSHDKLPKVQCYDQCENRWTVPATCPQPWRYTAAAVLGNQIFIMGGDTEFSACSAYKFNSETYQWTKVGDVTAKRMSCHAVASGNKLYVVGGYFGIQRCKTLDCYDPTLDVWNSITTVPYSLIPTAFVSTWKHLPS; encoded by the coding sequence ATGTCCGTCAGCGTGCATGAGAACCGCAAGTCCAGGGCCAGCAGCGGCTCCATTAACATCTATCTGTTTCACAAGTCCTCCTACGCTGACAGCGTCCTCACTCACCTGAATCTTTTACGCCAGCAGCGTCTCTTCACTGACGTCCTTCTCCATGCCGGAAATAGGACCTTCCCTTGCCACCGGGCAGTGCTGGCTGCATGCAGTCGCTACTTTGAGGCCATGTTCAGTGGTGGCCTGAAAGAGAGCCAGGACAGTGAAGTCAACTTCGACAATTCCATCCACCCAGAAGTCTTGGAGCTGCTGCTTGACTATGCGTACTCCTCCCGGGTCATCATCAATGAAGAAAATGCAGAATCGCTCCTGGAAGCTGGTGACATGCTGGAGTTTCAAGACATCCGGGATGCATGTGCAGAGTTCCTGGAAAAGAACCTGCATCCCACCAACTGCCTGGGCATGCTGCTGCTGTCTGACGCACACCAGTGTACCAAGCTGTATGAACTATCTTGGAGAATGTGTCTCAGCAACTTCCAAACCATCAGGAAGAATGAAGATTTCCTCCAGCTGCCCCAGGACATGGTAGTGCAACTTTTGTCCAGTGAAGAGCTGGAGACAGAAGATGAAAGGCTTGTGTACGAGTCTGCAATTAACTGGATCAGCTATGACCTGAAGAAGCGCTATTGCTACCTCCCAGAACTGTTGCAGACAGTACGGCTGGCGCTTCTGCCAGCCATCTATCTCATGGAGAATGTGGCCATGGAGGAACTCATCACCAAGCAGAGAAAGAGTAAGGAAATTGTGGAAGAGGCCATCAGGTGCAAACTGAAAATCCTGCAGAATGACGGTGTGGTAACCAGCCTCTGTGCCCGACCTCGGAAAACCGGCCATGCCCTCTTCCTTCTGGGAGGACAGACTTTCATGTGTGACAAGTTGTATCTGGTAGACCAGAAGGCCAAAGAAATCATTCCCAAGGCTGACATTCCCAGCCCAAGAAAAGAGTTTAGTGCATGTGCGATTGGCTGCAAAGTGTACATTACTGGGGGGCGGGGGTCTGAAAATGGGGTCTCGAAAGATGTCTGGGTTTATGATACCCTGCACGAGGAGTGGTCTAAGGCTGCCCCCATGCTGGTGGCCAGGTTTGGCCATGGCTCTGCTGAACTGAAGCACTGCCTGTATGTGGTTGGGGGGCACACGGCCGCTactggctgcctcccggcctcccccTCAGTCTCTCTAAAGCAGGTAGAACATTATGACCCCACAACCAACAAATGGACCATGGTGGCCCCACTCCGAGAAGGCGTTAGCAACGCCGCAGTAGTGAGTGCCAAACTCAAGTTGTTTGCTTTCGGAGGTACCAGTGTCAGTCATGACAAGCTCCCCAAAGTCCAGTGTTACGATCAGTGTGAAAACAGGTGGACTGTACCGGCCACCTGTCCCCAGCCCTGGCGTTACACAGCAGCAGCTGTGCTGGGGAACCAGATTTTTATTATGGGGGGTGATACAGAATTCTCTGCCTGCTCTGCTTATAAATTCAACAGTGAGACTTACCAGTGGACCAAGGTGGGAGATGTGACAGCAAAGCGCATGAGCTGCCATGCTGTGGCCTCCGGAAACAAACTCTACGTGGTTGGAGGATACTTCGGCATTCAGCGATGCAAGACTTTGGACTGCTACGATCCAACATTAGACGTGTGGAACAGCATCACCACTGTCCCGTACTCGCTGATTCCTACTGCATTTGTCAGCACCTGGAAACATCTGCCTTCTTAA